ATCAATTGGTTGAAGCAAATTCTGAGGAGTTGGGTTAACCGCAAATGCCGTCTTGCCTCAGCTTCCGACCTGGAAAAACCAGGTGGGTACTCTTGTCTCCGTTTAAAGTTTCTGAGTTAACAAAGCGCCTAAACGCTCGCTCAGTCTACTGCCACTAAGACATTCGGTGAGTCCCCGAATTGGAACAAACATAGATCGCAAAACAATTATTGGCAGTCACCAACATTGCAGCAAAACCCAACCGGAATTATAGCAAACAGTTTTAGGATTACGATCGCCCCGAGAGCGCTAGTTTTGGCCCTGAGGCGATCGCCCAAATCCGCAGTCAGTTCTCAAGAAGGCTCCGTCAACAGCTTCACCAACTCTAGCTCTTGGGCGCGGTGACCATCTTGGAAAATGGGCACTGGCCGTTCAATGCCCTTGAACCGAAATTCTCCCATTTGCACCCAATTCATCTTCCGCGACACCAAGTCATAGGTATTGGCGCTGATGATGCACTGGCCCACCGGACAAATCGCCTCCATCCGGGCCGCCAGGTTCACCGCGCCGCCTAAGACTGTGTAATCCATCCGTTGGGAGCTGCCCACATCTCCCACCACGGCCCGACCGCTGTTGATGGCAATCCGTAGTTGCAAATGCTCGCCCAACACGTTCCGTTTGTTCAAATCATCCAAGCGTTCCAGCATTCGCCGGGCAGCAATGACAGCGCGATCGGCATGATCCGGTTGTGGTTCCGGCGCACCAAAAAAGGCCATGATGCAATCGCCAATGAACTTATCGAGGGTTCCGCCTAGGGCAAACACCTCTTGCAGCATTTCTTCAAAAAAGCGGTTCAACAAGTCCGCCACCTCCGCCGGACTCAGGCGCTCCGAAAGGGCCGTGAACCCGACAATATCCGCAAACAGAATGCTGAGTTCCCCATCAGTGGTGGGAATCCGGCCATCCTCGTGGGTGCCAGCGGCGATCATTTGTTGCACCACCGCAGGCGAGTGATAGCGCTCTAGCTTTTGGCACAGGCGCTCTTCTTCCTGAAGTTTGCGGGTGAGCAACCACCGCTGAACACTGGCAGCCACGAGGTTGGCCAATGCGGAAAAGAAACTGAGATCGTCTTCGCCCTCTTGCACCCAACTTTCGGAGGACAGGTTGGCATCGGCATAGAGCACACCGACCACTTTGTCTTCGTTCCAAAGCGGCACGGCCATGGCGCTGCGAATGCCTTTATAGAGAATGCTTTGTTCTGCGCCAAACCGCTCGTCTGCTTGGGCATCGGCGGTTTGTAGGGCAATTTTTTCTTTGAAAACTTTTTGGCAAATGCTTTGGCTGATCCAACCGCTGTTGAGGGTGAGGTCGCGGGCCCGTTCGGTTTCGCGGGCGGCCGCGTTCAGCAGTTGCAGTTGGCCATTGCCTTCCACATCCACCAACAGGGCCAGGCGCTCAATGTTGGTGAGATAGCGAAACACCACTTCTTGCACTTGGGAGAAGATGGCGTTGCTGCTGGCGGCGGAGGTGAGGCCTTTGGCGATTTCCACGAGATCGCGCAAGCGGGCAATGGTGCGATCGCGCTCATAAAGACTGTCGCCGCTGCCTTCGCTGGTGCGGAGCCACTGTTCTTTGAGGTCGCTGGCATCGCGTGAAATTCGCATTTTGCCATCGGCCGTGGCATCAATCAGGGGCAGCTTGACCAGATTGGGCCGCACCACGGACACGGTGGGCGGCAAAGCCTCGGGGTTTAAGGGAACCTGCACCCGTTGGGAATAGACGGCTTTGGGCCCTTGGGGCGATTGGCGCGATCGGGTGATGGTGGGATTCGCGACCGCGTTGGCCGTGCCCACTCCTGCCAACAGGACGGTGATGCAAACATTTTCGATATAGATCCGATCGCCGTGGGCGATGGGAGTTGGCTGTTGGAGGGGGGTTTGGTTCAGGCGTGTGCCGTTTTTGCTTTGCAGGTCTTCAACCATCCAGGGACTAGCCCGATCGGCGCGGCTAATTCGGGCATGGTGTCGCGACACGCCATAGGGAGAAAGGGGCAGCTCGCAATCACTGGCCCGCCCGATCGTCACGGAGTCGGTTTCCACGGGAATCAGTCGATCGGGGCTACCGGGAACCTGAAGGCGTAATTGGATCTCAGCCATGCCATCTACTCTGCTTCACAGCAATCGAATCAATATCGCCAAACCCGCATCGACTGGAACGCTGAGAATAGCACCGGGAACAGCGCCGAGAACGTTAACCGATCGATGCATTACACCCTATTCGACAGCGCTCAGGCTCACAAGCGGTGAGGGGCCAGACCAGTTTTTCAGAACGCCCATGCCCCAGTCCGGTTAACCAATCCCGCTGCGGCCCCATCACTGCCTCGCTGTTTTCGTGTTTAGGCTGTGGTTAAGCCGTCCAACCTTGATTAAAGCCTGGTTTAAGCCCCTTGCCCGATCGCTCTGAACGCAATCGGTTTGTTTGAGATGTCCCCTGCGATCGCCCTCCCCTCGCGACCAGTTTGCCAAGCGTCCCCCGATCGCCCGTTTCCATACCCAAATCCAGAACCGGCACTGCAAAAGCACCGCTCCTTCCCATTTTCCCCGCTAGATGCGAGTTGAGTTGATCTGTGGTGATGCGTTGTTGGTGACCAATTGCAGTGACCAATTGCAATGACCAATTATGGTCACGAACTGTAATCAAGAACCGCAATCAAACACTGCAATCGAGAGCTGCGGTCACGAACTGCGATGAAAACAGAATTCCCGCAGAGTTCCCGCAAATCAACAAGCCGGTATCGCATCCGAGACAGCCTGTCAAAATCTCGCCTGACCCAACGCTAGCACTTGAACCTAGACAATGGCGCAATTGCCTTCCACGTTGCGTTCCGTGGCATTCTCGATCCTGTCCAAGTTCAGTCCAGATTAGCCCCGATCGCCCCAATTGGGCGACTTCCGGCAACCCCAATCCCATTAGCGATTACAGCGATTAATGAGCTTGAATCTGCCTTGAACCCGCCTTTGGCTAGTCTTTAACCAGTTTTTAGTCTTTCAGCAGTCTTTAAATAGTCTTCAATCAATAGTCTTCGATGTTGTCCCGATGGTTCTTGAGCAGACTTTTAACGGAATCTTCCAGTCCGTCCCCAGGGGATCGGGCTAATCTGAGGCAAGTTGTCATCAAGGATGACGGTGCTGAGTGGTTGGCCCCTGTTGTGGCCTCGGGTGTTGCGATTCCGTCCCCCTAATCCGAATAGCCTGCGCTTCCTCGGCCAGCCCATTGCAACATCCACGACAGCGCCCGCAACAGTGCTTGAGCTAAAAACTTTGAACTGCGACTCCCGTGATGTTGGTTGGGGCCTGCATGATTGGCCCGCCAACCACAACTCAGCCGATTGTTAGCCGACCCAGATTTTTCCTATGGCTCAAAGTTTCGGACTCATCGGTCTTGCTGTGATGGGCGAAAATCTTGCCCTGAACATTGAACGGAATGGATTCCCGATCGCGGTGTATAACCGCAGCCGCGATAAAACCGACACATTCATGGCCACCCGGGCCCAGGGCAAGCAGGTGCAACCCACCTACAGCTTGGAAGAATTTGTGGCTGCCCTTGAACCACCGCGCAAAATCTTGATTATGGTCAAGGCCGGCGGGCCCGTGGATGCGGTG
This Limnothrix sp. FACHB-406 DNA region includes the following protein-coding sequences:
- a CDS encoding adenylate/guanylate cyclase domain-containing protein, with product MAEIQLRLQVPGSPDRLIPVETDSVTIGRASDCELPLSPYGVSRHHARISRADRASPWMVEDLQSKNGTRLNQTPLQQPTPIAHGDRIYIENVCITVLLAGVGTANAVANPTITRSRQSPQGPKAVYSQRVQVPLNPEALPPTVSVVRPNLVKLPLIDATADGKMRISRDASDLKEQWLRTSEGSGDSLYERDRTIARLRDLVEIAKGLTSAASSNAIFSQVQEVVFRYLTNIERLALLVDVEGNGQLQLLNAAARETERARDLTLNSGWISQSICQKVFKEKIALQTADAQADERFGAEQSILYKGIRSAMAVPLWNEDKVVGVLYADANLSSESWVQEGEDDLSFFSALANLVAASVQRWLLTRKLQEEERLCQKLERYHSPAVVQQMIAAGTHEDGRIPTTDGELSILFADIVGFTALSERLSPAEVADLLNRFFEEMLQEVFALGGTLDKFIGDCIMAFFGAPEPQPDHADRAVIAARRMLERLDDLNKRNVLGEHLQLRIAINSGRAVVGDVGSSQRMDYTVLGGAVNLAARMEAICPVGQCIISANTYDLVSRKMNWVQMGEFRFKGIERPVPIFQDGHRAQELELVKLLTEPS